Proteins from a genomic interval of Candidatus Schekmanbacteria bacterium:
- the asnB gene encoding asparagine synthase (glutamine-hydrolyzing) — translation MCGICGIYNRKGEYVEREYIRAMRDVMAHRGPDGKGEYIEGKIGLGHRRLSVIDIEGGHQPMCNEDGRYWIVYNGEIYNFKDLRIELEKKGHLFKSKCDTEVILHLYEEEGEKCLSFFNGMFAFAIWDKLEKKLFIARDRLGIKPLYFYYDENIFLFASEIKSILSYPAISCRLNREKVKEYLLFRYVAGSETLFKGIESLEPGNYMYIDEKSIQVKSYWTLDCKGDDEYGEEFSEVDILFQLKDSIKKRLISDVPLGCFCSGGIDSSLVTAIASGMTDFQLSSYSIGFREEKYDERNYARQVAKRYSTIHNEVVVDNREFSEALPKIIWFLDEPLNHANSVQIYLLSRYAKNYVTVVLTGEGADETFGGYPRYLIPKIVLSLKKLPSFLSEAAFFILDKMNNRKIKKLCDSIHLLPDEMAVNNSKWVRNEIVDSICSDKEVLDLSARMNKFKFNGCSGSDFLQSLLIYEQQTYLVSILNRADKMSMAAGLELRVPFLDHNLVQNVNRISIKKKLHFLETKSILKNIARNFLPDSIVDRKKSGFGNPIDSWLLDKEGLGKYLDIILSQKIRELDFYKKESVEKLLSEQKNGARNGSILWQLINFSIWYDTFF, via the coding sequence ATGTGCGGCATATGTGGAATTTATAATCGCAAAGGCGAATATGTGGAAAGAGAATATATTCGTGCTATGAGGGATGTGATGGCACATCGGGGCCCTGATGGTAAGGGAGAATATATAGAGGGAAAGATTGGGTTGGGCCATCGCCGCTTGAGTGTTATTGACATTGAAGGCGGACATCAGCCTATGTGCAATGAAGACGGCAGATACTGGATTGTCTATAATGGCGAGATATATAATTTCAAGGATTTGCGCATTGAATTGGAGAAGAAAGGGCATCTTTTCAAATCAAAATGCGACACAGAAGTTATTCTTCACCTTTATGAAGAAGAAGGGGAAAAGTGTCTTTCATTTTTCAATGGAATGTTTGCATTTGCCATATGGGATAAGCTTGAAAAAAAACTTTTTATTGCTCGAGATAGATTGGGAATTAAACCTTTATATTTCTATTATGATGAAAATATTTTCTTATTTGCATCTGAAATAAAATCAATTCTTAGTTATCCCGCTATTTCCTGTAGACTAAACAGGGAAAAAGTGAAGGAGTATCTTCTTTTTAGATATGTTGCCGGCAGTGAAACTTTGTTTAAGGGCATAGAATCGCTTGAGCCCGGCAACTATATGTACATAGATGAGAAGAGTATTCAAGTTAAATCGTATTGGACATTGGATTGCAAAGGAGATGACGAATACGGAGAAGAGTTTTCAGAAGTAGATATACTCTTTCAACTCAAAGATTCTATCAAGAAACGTCTTATAAGTGATGTCCCTCTTGGATGTTTTTGCAGTGGAGGAATCGATTCAAGCCTTGTTACGGCTATAGCATCTGGGATGACAGATTTTCAGCTTTCAAGCTATTCCATTGGTTTTAGAGAAGAAAAATATGATGAAAGAAATTATGCACGACAGGTGGCAAAAAGATATTCAACAATCCATAATGAGGTGGTAGTTGATAACAGGGAATTTTCAGAAGCATTGCCAAAGATAATTTGGTTTCTTGATGAACCATTGAATCATGCTAATTCAGTGCAAATTTATCTTTTGAGCCGTTATGCAAAAAATTATGTGACAGTTGTTTTAACTGGAGAAGGGGCAGACGAAACATTTGGAGGTTATCCAAGATACCTTATTCCGAAAATTGTTCTTTCGTTGAAGAAATTGCCGTCTTTCTTGAGTGAAGCTGCTTTTTTCATACTTGATAAGATGAATAATAGAAAAATAAAGAAGCTTTGTGATTCAATCCATTTATTGCCCGATGAGATGGCTGTAAACAATAGCAAATGGGTAAGAAATGAAATAGTTGATTCGATCTGCAGTGATAAAGAAGTATTAGATTTAAGTGCTCGTATGAATAAATTTAAATTCAATGGCTGTAGTGGAAGCGATTTCTTGCAGTCTCTTCTCATTTATGAACAACAGACATATCTTGTTTCAATTTTGAATCGTGCTGACAAAATGAGTATGGCTGCTGGATTGGAATTGAGAGTGCCTTTCCTTGACCATAACCTTGTTCAAAATGTAAATAGAATATCAATCAAAAAGAAACTCCACTTCTTGGAGACTAAGAGCATACTAAAAAATATAGCAAGGAATTTTCTTCCAGACAGCATTGTTGATAGAAAAAAATCAGGATTTGGGAATCCTATCGATTCCTGGCTGTTGGACAAGGAGGGATTGGGAAAGTATCTGGA